A genomic region of Xanthocytophaga agilis contains the following coding sequences:
- a CDS encoding four-helix bundle copper-binding protein, giving the protein MAIQNLNTLVESLARCIHGCERCATGCLNEADTPLVRTCIATALDCADACSLTLKLISRESKHWNHLLQLCVHICKDCEKECGKHSLEYCRECAEICHYCAETCEQYMTVVVL; this is encoded by the coding sequence ATGGCTATACAGAATTTAAACACCCTGGTAGAATCACTAGCCAGATGTATTCATGGCTGTGAGCGTTGCGCAACAGGTTGCCTGAATGAAGCAGATACGCCTTTGGTACGTACATGTATTGCTACTGCACTGGATTGTGCAGATGCTTGTTCACTGACGTTGAAATTAATTTCAAGAGAATCAAAGCATTGGAACCATTTATTGCAATTATGTGTGCATATTTGTAAGGATTGTGAAAAAGAGTGTGGAAAACATTCTCTTGAATATTGTAGAGAATGTGCCGAAATTTGTCATTATTGTGCAGAGACCTGTGAGCAATATATGACCGTAGTAGTCTTATAA
- the tyrS gene encoding tyrosine--tRNA ligase, whose product MNKDAKINFIEELQWRGMLHDKMPGTDEQLAKEMTGGYIGFDPTAASLHIGNLATIMLLVHFQRAGHKPYALVGGATGMIGDPSGKSKERNLLDEDTLQANQAGIRKQLEKFLKFTGDNAAEMVNNYDWFKEIGFLEFLRTVGKHLTVNYMMSKDSVKNRLGEGKEGISFTEFSYQLLQGYDFYWLYKHKGVRLQMGGSDQWGNITTGTELIGRIDNGKAYALTAPLVTKADGQKFGKSEGGNVWLDPAKTSPYKFYQFWLKVKDEEVKRLIRVFTLLDKETIESLEAEQDQDPGKRVLQKALAKEVTCMVHSEAEYLKAVEASEILFGKNTTDILAKIDEQTLLEAFEGVTQAHLSKEELANAPNILELISVVTEKQKSANEKTLFQSKGDARKLIQGNGVSINKVKVSDPAQAVDFPLIQNKYLLIQKGKDYCLVTID is encoded by the coding sequence ATGAATAAAGACGCAAAAATTAATTTTATTGAAGAATTACAATGGCGTGGCATGCTCCATGATAAAATGCCTGGTACTGATGAGCAACTAGCCAAAGAAATGACAGGTGGATATATTGGATTTGATCCGACAGCAGCATCTTTACATATCGGAAACCTGGCAACCATTATGCTTCTGGTTCACTTCCAGCGAGCAGGTCACAAGCCTTATGCTTTGGTAGGAGGAGCGACAGGTATGATTGGAGATCCTTCAGGTAAGTCCAAAGAACGGAATCTGCTGGATGAAGATACATTACAAGCTAACCAGGCAGGAATCAGAAAGCAACTGGAAAAGTTTCTGAAGTTTACAGGTGACAATGCCGCTGAAATGGTAAACAACTACGACTGGTTTAAAGAAATTGGCTTTTTGGAATTTTTGCGTACAGTGGGCAAACACCTGACTGTAAACTATATGATGTCCAAAGACTCTGTTAAAAACCGTTTAGGTGAAGGCAAGGAAGGTATATCATTCACAGAGTTCTCTTACCAATTGTTACAAGGTTATGATTTCTATTGGTTATACAAGCATAAAGGAGTACGGTTACAGATGGGTGGTTCTGATCAGTGGGGTAATATTACAACAGGTACAGAACTAATCGGACGTATTGACAATGGCAAAGCCTATGCGTTAACAGCTCCTCTGGTAACCAAAGCAGATGGACAAAAGTTTGGAAAGAGCGAAGGTGGAAACGTATGGTTAGATCCAGCCAAAACCTCTCCGTATAAGTTCTATCAGTTTTGGCTGAAAGTCAAAGATGAAGAAGTAAAACGCCTGATTCGGGTATTTACATTGCTCGATAAAGAAACTATTGAAAGTTTGGAAGCAGAGCAAGACCAGGACCCAGGTAAGCGTGTACTTCAGAAAGCACTAGCCAAAGAAGTTACGTGTATGGTCCATTCAGAAGCGGAGTATCTGAAAGCAGTAGAAGCTTCTGAGATTTTATTTGGCAAGAATACCACTGACATCCTAGCTAAAATTGACGAACAGACACTATTGGAAGCATTTGAGGGAGTAACCCAAGCTCATTTATCCAAAGAAGAACTGGCCAATGCTCCTAATATTCTTGAACTAATCTCTGTAGTTACAGAAAAACAAAAAAGTGCGAATGAAAAAACACTATTTCAATCCAAAGGAGATGCACGCAAGCTGATTCAGGGAAATGGTGTAAGTATAAATAAAGTTAAAGTATCAGACCCTGCTCAAGCAGTAGATTTCCCATTAATTCAGAACAAATATCTTCTGATTCAAAAAGGAAAAGACTATTGCCTGGTAACTATTGATTAA
- a CDS encoding transporter substrate-binding domain-containing protein: MKSVLHVGLDHAAPVPLHTDIRSGQFEGFEVDLLQYIAQKLNCHLEYKIILWKDILEKLEQKEVDIVCSAVTVTESRKKVLGFTNSYLDFHLGVVSRKDGLLDSIEKLSQKKAGVRIATEAEDYIRQYLNPLSIYTSDSNDDLYTQLQTGAFDYLVDDTSIAGAFVEKHPTLSVSLILPDTESSYAIALQKDNHSLRETINTILDELKQNGTYDMMYQRWFHNILL, translated from the coding sequence ATGAAATCCGTTCTACATGTTGGGTTAGACCACGCGGCTCCTGTTCCTTTACACACAGATATACGCTCAGGGCAGTTTGAAGGCTTCGAAGTGGATCTTTTGCAATACATAGCTCAAAAACTTAATTGCCATCTGGAGTATAAAATTATTTTGTGGAAAGACATTCTCGAAAAACTCGAACAGAAAGAAGTAGATATTGTCTGCTCTGCTGTCACTGTAACAGAATCCCGCAAGAAAGTATTGGGTTTCACCAACTCGTATCTTGACTTCCATCTTGGGGTGGTCAGTCGTAAAGATGGACTATTAGACAGTATAGAAAAACTATCTCAAAAGAAAGCAGGTGTACGCATTGCCACAGAAGCAGAAGACTACATTCGACAATACCTTAATCCCCTCTCCATATATACATCAGACAGTAACGACGATTTATACACTCAATTACAGACGGGAGCCTTCGATTATCTGGTAGACGACACCTCTATTGCAGGGGCTTTTGTTGAGAAACACCCTACTCTTTCGGTTAGCTTAATTCTGCCAGATACAGAGTCATCGTATGCTATTGCGTTACAGAAGGATAACCACTCACTCAGGGAGACCATCAACACGATTCTTGACGAATTAAAACAAAATGGTACATATGATATGATGTATCAACGCTGGTTTCATAATATATTATTGTAA
- a CDS encoding dipeptidase, protein MNSYIEQHKNRFLTELIDWLRIPSVSADSKYKDDVRRAANFAKTQLETAGADFVELCETAGNPIVYAEKIIDFKLPTVLVYGHYDVQPADPINLWNSPPFEPVIQKTALHPDGAIFARGACDDKGQVYMHIKALEVMLQTDSLPCNLKIMIEGEEEVGSKNLESFVTAYKDKLKADVILISDTSIIGNDTPSLEVGLRGLSYVEVEVTGPNRDLHSGVYGGGVDNPINVLCQMITSLKDANGHITIPNFYDNVIELTAEQRAELNQAPFDLEAYKKDLGIDDVFGETGYTTIERTGIRPTLDVNGIWGGYIGEGAKTVLPSKAFAKISMRLVPNQTPDEITELFQKHFESIAPKTVKVQVRPHHGGHPAVTPTDSTAFKAASKAFEEAWGKKPVPTRGGGSIPIVALFEKELGLKTVLMGFGLDSDAIHSPNEHYGVFNYLKGIETIGLFYKHYAEMSK, encoded by the coding sequence ATGAATTCCTATATTGAACAACATAAAAATCGCTTTTTAACAGAATTGATTGACTGGCTGCGTATTCCGTCTGTATCTGCAGACAGTAAATACAAGGATGATGTACGCCGTGCCGCTAATTTTGCCAAAACACAACTGGAAACAGCCGGAGCTGACTTTGTTGAACTATGCGAAACTGCCGGAAATCCCATTGTCTATGCAGAAAAGATCATAGATTTTAAACTTCCTACTGTGTTGGTTTATGGTCACTACGATGTACAGCCTGCAGATCCGATTAATCTCTGGAACTCTCCTCCTTTTGAGCCTGTCATTCAGAAAACTGCCTTGCATCCCGATGGGGCTATCTTTGCGCGTGGTGCCTGTGATGACAAAGGGCAGGTATATATGCATATCAAGGCGCTGGAGGTGATGTTACAAACCGATTCTCTGCCTTGTAATCTCAAAATCATGATTGAAGGAGAAGAGGAAGTAGGGTCTAAAAACCTGGAATCTTTTGTTACAGCCTATAAGGACAAACTGAAAGCGGATGTAATTCTGATCTCTGATACCAGCATTATTGGTAATGATACACCTTCACTGGAAGTAGGTTTACGGGGACTGAGTTATGTGGAGGTAGAAGTAACAGGCCCTAACCGGGATCTGCATAGCGGAGTATATGGTGGCGGGGTAGATAATCCAATCAACGTATTGTGCCAGATGATTACCTCACTGAAAGATGCCAATGGGCACATTACCATTCCAAACTTCTATGACAATGTGATAGAACTGACAGCCGAACAACGGGCAGAACTTAATCAGGCACCATTTGATCTGGAAGCATATAAGAAAGACCTGGGTATTGACGATGTATTTGGTGAAACCGGTTATACAACTATTGAACGCACAGGCATTCGCCCTACACTGGATGTAAACGGTATTTGGGGTGGCTACATAGGTGAAGGAGCCAAAACTGTTCTACCATCGAAAGCATTTGCGAAAATCAGTATGCGCCTGGTACCAAATCAGACTCCGGATGAGATTACAGAATTATTCCAGAAACATTTTGAAAGTATAGCACCTAAAACGGTTAAGGTACAAGTCCGTCCTCATCATGGCGGTCATCCGGCTGTAACACCTACTGACTCTACTGCATTCAAAGCAGCCAGCAAGGCATTTGAAGAGGCATGGGGTAAAAAGCCAGTTCCAACCCGTGGTGGTGGCAGTATACCTATTGTAGCCTTGTTTGAAAAAGAACTGGGACTGAAAACGGTGCTGATGGGATTTGGTCTGGACAGCGATGCTATCCATTCTCCAAATGAGCATTATGGTGTATTTAACTACCTGAAAGGCATTGAAACCATAGGATTGTTTTATAAGCACTATGCAGAGATGAGTAAATGA
- a CDS encoding GNAT family N-acetyltransferase, protein MNTEFKIEIASMKHIGYAELICQTMETSALARGTGISKRLPEDIIHKMEEGKAFIATHRNGDWAGFGYFEVWDNGKSVSNSGLIVAPHYRNKGIAEALKRKLFRRCRQLFPYAKIFSITTTKTVMKINSQLGFKPMPFGDLTADTQYWKGCQSCCNYDILQRTNCKFCLCTGMVFDPAESREK, encoded by the coding sequence ATGAATACTGAATTTAAGATAGAAATAGCCTCAATGAAACATATAGGATATGCTGAGTTGATCTGCCAAACCATGGAAACCAGTGCGTTAGCCAGAGGAACAGGTATTTCCAAAAGATTACCCGAAGATATTATACATAAGATGGAAGAAGGCAAAGCCTTTATTGCTACCCATAGAAATGGCGATTGGGCTGGGTTCGGATATTTTGAAGTATGGGACAACGGAAAATCTGTTTCTAATTCAGGTTTAATAGTAGCTCCTCACTATCGGAATAAGGGTATTGCTGAAGCTCTCAAGCGAAAGCTATTCAGGCGTTGCCGTCAGCTGTTTCCGTATGCAAAGATATTTAGCATTACAACCACCAAGACAGTAATGAAAATCAATTCACAATTAGGTTTTAAACCTATGCCTTTTGGAGATCTTACCGCAGATACACAATACTGGAAAGGATGCCAGTCCTGTTGCAACTATGATATTCTGCAACGTACAAACTGTAAATTTTGTCTTTGTACCGGTATGGTATTTGATCCGGCTGAATCGCGGGAAAAATAA
- a CDS encoding DUF7674 family protein, whose amino-acid sequence MKSIIPLLALWQSVPSQSEKKKEIISQSDRENIYTLIQELADQTKVFALSYHFKDVRRCFMVAEDLLQHSDIQIRSAVSNVYLYSLSTLLDENNSLSSVLRSLLLPQLRKEYYRQLQASLP is encoded by the coding sequence ATGAAATCTATTATTCCGCTACTTGCCTTATGGCAGAGTGTTCCTTCCCAATCCGAGAAGAAAAAAGAGATAATCAGTCAGTCAGATCGTGAAAATATCTATACGCTTATTCAGGAGTTGGCCGATCAAACGAAAGTATTTGCTTTATCCTATCATTTTAAAGATGTGAGACGGTGTTTCATGGTAGCGGAAGATTTGTTACAACATTCTGATATTCAAATACGAAGTGCTGTCAGCAATGTGTATCTGTACTCTTTGTCTACCTTACTGGATGAGAACAATTCGCTTTCATCTGTACTTCGGTCATTATTGCTTCCTCAGCTTCGCAAAGAATACTACAGACAATTACAGGCTTCTCTTCCATAA
- a CDS encoding helix-turn-helix domain-containing protein has product MKPYNIQSIVQLHKLLKLPNPRHPLISIMDFEDITCFDDSALEAVAYNFYCVAIKKNFEGKMRYGQRHYDFDRGVMTFFAPKQVVVTEIRDDWQLEGQWLVFHPDFIQGYSLASEIHQFGFFSYAVNEALHLSEDEERIIMRLFEDIRREYSAVVDRFSQDVIIKQLELLLSYCNRFYHRQFLTRKQGNDSLLIDFENLLDSYFENGDAELHGLPGVSYFADRLNISRNYLSDMLRVITGQSAQQHIQQKIIEKAKELLTLSELSVAEIAYQLGFEYPQSLHKLFKKKTDLSPLEFRQQVRSK; this is encoded by the coding sequence ATGAAACCTTATAACATCCAATCCATTGTCCAGTTGCATAAGCTACTGAAGCTACCCAACCCCAGGCATCCGTTAATTAGTATTATGGATTTTGAGGACATTACCTGTTTTGATGATAGTGCATTGGAAGCTGTTGCCTATAATTTCTATTGTGTTGCTATCAAGAAAAACTTTGAGGGTAAGATGCGATATGGTCAACGCCACTATGATTTTGATAGAGGTGTAATGACATTTTTTGCTCCAAAGCAGGTAGTAGTGACGGAAATACGAGATGACTGGCAGCTTGAAGGTCAGTGGCTGGTATTTCATCCGGACTTTATTCAAGGCTACTCATTGGCTAGCGAAATTCATCAGTTTGGCTTTTTCTCTTATGCAGTGAATGAAGCCTTGCACTTATCAGAAGATGAAGAACGTATTATTATGCGATTGTTTGAAGATATCAGACGGGAATATTCTGCTGTGGTAGACCGTTTCTCTCAGGATGTGATTATCAAACAACTAGAGCTGTTATTGAGTTATTGTAATCGCTTTTATCATCGACAGTTTTTGACCCGAAAGCAGGGGAATGACAGTCTGCTCATCGATTTTGAAAATCTGCTTGATTCCTATTTTGAGAATGGAGATGCCGAGCTACATGGTTTGCCAGGAGTGAGTTATTTTGCTGATCGGTTAAATATCTCACGTAATTACCTGAGTGATATGTTACGAGTTATTACCGGACAAAGTGCACAACAACATATTCAGCAAAAGATAATAGAGAAAGCAAAAGAACTATTAACTCTTTCTGAACTAAGTGTGGCTGAGATTGCCTATCAGCTGGGATTTGAGTATCCACAATCCTTGCACAAACTCTTTAAAAAGAAGACTGATCTATCCCCGCTCGAATTTCGTCAGCAAGTCAGATCAAAATGA
- a CDS encoding SDR family NAD(P)-dependent oxidoreductase, which yields MNTEKQKVWFITGTSKGLGLQLTKLVLSIGDKVAATTRDVEALKKKVGTNTENLFPVELDITSDKDVKEAINRVVQEFGRIDVVVNNAGYSLVGSMEEMSDEEFRKTMDVNLFGTVNVIRNVMPYLRKQQSGHIINISSNAGYVGFEKASSYNAAKFGVVGLSEALAQEVKGFGVHVTVVAPGQFRTEFMDSILYVKNRIAVYGVDEAEKMWSQFSGQQQGDPEKLVQILVNLSRMEQPPVRLLLGPDTYELVTKQRKVEEADFEKWKDLTLSTNFD from the coding sequence ATGAATACTGAAAAACAAAAAGTATGGTTTATTACAGGTACTTCCAAAGGTCTTGGATTACAACTAACAAAACTTGTTCTATCCATCGGAGATAAGGTGGCTGCTACTACACGGGATGTAGAGGCGTTGAAAAAGAAAGTAGGCACAAATACAGAGAATCTTTTTCCGGTAGAGTTGGACATCACCTCTGATAAAGATGTAAAAGAAGCTATTAATCGTGTAGTACAGGAGTTTGGTCGTATAGACGTAGTCGTTAATAATGCTGGATATTCTTTGGTAGGAAGTATGGAAGAAATGTCAGATGAAGAGTTTCGGAAAACAATGGATGTCAATCTATTTGGCACTGTCAATGTGATACGAAATGTCATGCCTTATTTGAGAAAGCAGCAATCCGGCCATATAATCAATATTTCTTCCAATGCCGGATATGTTGGATTTGAGAAGGCCAGCAGTTACAATGCCGCCAAGTTTGGTGTAGTAGGTCTTTCGGAGGCTCTGGCACAGGAAGTAAAAGGGTTTGGAGTTCATGTAACTGTTGTAGCGCCCGGCCAGTTTAGAACGGAGTTTATGGATTCTATTCTGTATGTTAAAAACAGGATTGCTGTATATGGTGTGGACGAAGCAGAGAAGATGTGGTCTCAGTTTAGCGGACAGCAACAAGGAGATCCTGAAAAGCTGGTTCAGATCCTTGTTAACCTGAGCCGTATGGAACAGCCACCTGTTCGATTGTTATTAGGCCCTGACACGTATGAACTGGTAACAAAGCAGCGTAAGGTAGAGGAAGCAGATTTTGAGAAATGGAAAGATCTGACACTTTCTACCAATTTCGATTAA
- a CDS encoding SIMPL domain-containing protein codes for MKKIAVIICALFITQTLSAQNAGNLNYHQKIHFPNENIALNHPTTANIFIQVKGLANIKADAYVAIFSVTQTGKTTEEVNELLDKRITQPLTEIKLKKEVETYTDMVSFVPIYEFEIEKKSFSKRTYNEIPTGFELKKNIHIKFSESSQLNDIITILAKNEIYDLVRVDYFSSTQDAMKKDLMTRAKLLVQEKMKNYEALVGESFVNVEKQLTDGYRVALPVEMYNSYEAYSSSALNLRKPATINQSAKSTTLYYQPIVDKEFDFVINPVILEPVIQILYEVTVMIKREKKSTTKDGKEYILVTPNGEMKNLDLKNENEGY; via the coding sequence ATGAAGAAAATAGCTGTTATAATTTGTGCATTGTTCATTACACAAACTTTATCTGCACAAAATGCAGGCAACCTCAACTACCATCAGAAAATACATTTTCCAAATGAAAACATTGCTCTTAATCACCCTACTACTGCCAACATTTTTATTCAAGTAAAGGGTCTAGCTAATATAAAAGCGGATGCATACGTAGCCATTTTTAGTGTAACGCAAACAGGCAAAACAACAGAAGAAGTCAATGAGTTACTAGACAAACGTATTACCCAGCCTCTAACAGAAATAAAACTAAAAAAAGAGGTAGAAACCTATACAGATATGGTTTCGTTTGTGCCCATTTATGAGTTTGAAATTGAGAAGAAATCATTTAGCAAACGAACCTATAACGAAATACCTACAGGATTTGAATTAAAAAAGAACATTCACATAAAGTTTTCTGAATCCTCTCAGTTAAATGATATCATTACCATCTTAGCAAAAAATGAGATATACGACCTGGTAAGAGTTGATTACTTTTCGAGTACTCAGGACGCTATGAAAAAAGATCTTATGACAAGGGCAAAACTTTTGGTACAGGAGAAGATGAAAAACTATGAAGCTCTTGTAGGCGAGTCATTTGTAAATGTAGAAAAACAACTAACAGATGGGTATCGGGTTGCATTACCTGTTGAGATGTACAATTCCTATGAAGCATATAGCAGTTCTGCATTGAATCTAAGAAAACCAGCGACTATAAATCAATCAGCCAAATCGACAACATTATACTATCAACCCATTGTCGACAAGGAGTTTGACTTTGTAATTAACCCTGTCATACTGGAACCTGTTATTCAGATATTATATGAAGTAACAGTAATGATAAAGCGGGAGAAAAAATCAACCACAAAAGATGGCAAAGAATATATACTTGTTACACCCAATGGCGAAATGAAAAATCTGGATTTGAAGAATGAAAATGAAGGATATTAA
- a CDS encoding family 16 glycoside hydrolase has translation MKRHHLLWLTYALLGLVPSLVQAQKTTSYDLALLLEQKKLTVYNRTARLSDNKKAVMLDEKDSSEGLVWLNGVSFSSGTIEIDLKGKDILQRSFLGVAFHGINDSTYDAVYFRPFNFHAKDSVRKIHAVQYISHPVYTWSKLREERNGIYEKAVISPPDPNGWFHARIEVVGETVQVYVNDIKTASLTIKKLNDRKDGKIGLWVGAGSGGEFKNLKIIRQ, from the coding sequence ATGAAAAGACATCATCTACTCTGGCTAACCTATGCCTTATTGGGATTAGTCCCATCTCTTGTACAAGCACAAAAGACTACCAGTTATGATCTGGCATTACTTCTGGAACAAAAGAAACTGACAGTCTATAATCGTACTGCCCGTTTGTCTGACAACAAAAAAGCAGTAATGCTGGATGAGAAAGATTCTTCTGAAGGGTTGGTTTGGCTAAATGGAGTCAGTTTTTCCAGTGGAACCATAGAAATAGACCTGAAAGGAAAAGATATTTTGCAACGTAGTTTTTTAGGCGTTGCCTTTCATGGTATAAATGACTCAACCTATGACGCTGTTTATTTCCGTCCGTTTAATTTTCATGCAAAGGATTCGGTACGTAAAATCCATGCTGTGCAGTATATAAGCCATCCAGTCTATACCTGGTCTAAATTGAGAGAAGAGAGAAATGGAATCTATGAAAAGGCCGTCATTTCTCCTCCTGATCCCAATGGCTGGTTTCATGCTCGCATAGAAGTGGTAGGAGAGACAGTGCAGGTCTATGTGAACGACATCAAGACAGCCTCTCTTACTATAAAAAAGCTTAATGACCGCAAAGATGGGAAGATTGGACTATGGGTAGGGGCTGGCTCTGGTGGAGAGTTCAAGAATCTAAAAATAATAAGACAATGA
- a CDS encoding arylsulfatase → MKKFFFSLAVVLTAMSLAVAQKSAKPNIILIMVDDMGYSDIGSYGSEIQTPNLDKLANEGIRFREFYNNSICAPTRASLMTGQYQHKAGVGYFDVNLGLPAYQGYLNKESLTLAEVLKQNGYSTLMSGKWHLGQDSLAWPNQRGFEQFYGFVSGASNYFDIGKYGQAPPVVLIKNNKKLKLKEGEYLTNTITDNAIEFLKDQNKTNKPFFLYLAFNAPHWPLQALPEDIEKYKGKYDIGWDSLRVQRLARQKELGILQPTQKIAERDPEVPLWDNLTYDQKQLWKAKMEVYAAMLDRVDQSIGRVLNTLKELKKDDNTLIIFISDNGAQGGFAGIGRKPQRNTGPIGSPGSYDYQEQNWAYVSNTPLRQYKNNMHEGGISSPFIAWLPKQIKAGSLVKGTGHLIDLAPTFYELAGAKYPATYNGVTANQLAGKSLVPVLTGKASEVNRGEPLFWERAGNRAVHKGKWKIVSTFPAYQWELYDLESDRGETKNVAAQNPQIVNELSADYVKWAEKTGVVDYDKIKPAQPMVIPGQSSSSAQAQRTAQ, encoded by the coding sequence ATGAAGAAATTCTTTTTTTCTCTGGCAGTTGTCCTGACAGCTATGTCTCTGGCAGTTGCACAGAAATCGGCTAAGCCGAACATTATATTGATTATGGTCGATGACATGGGGTATTCAGATATTGGTTCATATGGTTCTGAGATCCAAACCCCTAACCTGGATAAGCTAGCTAATGAAGGCATTCGTTTCCGGGAGTTTTACAATAACTCCATTTGTGCCCCAACCCGTGCTTCTCTGATGACCGGGCAATACCAGCACAAGGCAGGTGTGGGATATTTTGATGTGAATCTGGGATTGCCTGCCTATCAGGGATATCTGAACAAGGAGTCGCTGACACTGGCCGAAGTGTTGAAACAAAATGGGTATAGTACTCTTATGTCAGGTAAATGGCATCTGGGACAGGATAGTCTTGCCTGGCCTAATCAGCGGGGATTTGAGCAGTTTTATGGCTTTGTATCAGGTGCCAGCAACTATTTTGACATTGGCAAATATGGACAGGCTCCTCCTGTTGTACTGATTAAAAATAACAAAAAACTGAAGCTGAAAGAAGGTGAATATTTGACCAATACAATCACAGATAATGCCATTGAATTTTTAAAAGATCAAAATAAGACGAATAAGCCATTCTTCCTGTATCTGGCATTCAATGCACCTCACTGGCCGTTACAGGCATTGCCTGAAGACATTGAAAAGTACAAGGGGAAATATGATATTGGTTGGGATTCACTCAGGGTACAACGACTGGCTCGCCAGAAAGAACTAGGCATATTACAACCTACACAAAAGATAGCAGAACGTGATCCGGAAGTTCCTCTCTGGGATAATCTAACCTATGATCAAAAGCAACTTTGGAAAGCCAAAATGGAAGTATATGCAGCGATGCTGGATCGGGTAGATCAGAGTATAGGCCGGGTACTAAATACCTTGAAAGAGCTGAAAAAGGATGACAATACGTTGATTATCTTTATTTCGGACAATGGGGCTCAGGGAGGATTTGCAGGTATTGGTCGTAAACCACAGCGTAATACAGGTCCTATTGGTTCACCAGGATCGTATGACTATCAGGAGCAAAACTGGGCATATGTATCGAATACTCCTTTACGCCAATACAAAAACAATATGCATGAAGGCGGTATTAGCTCTCCTTTTATTGCCTGGCTTCCTAAACAGATTAAAGCCGGTTCATTGGTAAAAGGAACAGGACATCTAATTGATCTGGCTCCAACCTTTTATGAATTGGCAGGAGCCAAGTATCCTGCTACTTATAATGGTGTAACAGCCAATCAGCTAGCGGGAAAAAGCCTTGTACCTGTATTGACGGGAAAAGCTTCAGAAGTAAACCGTGGAGAGCCATTATTCTGGGAACGTGCTGGTAACAGGGCTGTACATAAAGGAAAATGGAAGATTGTTTCCACCTTCCCAGCTTACCAGTGGGAACTATATGATCTGGAAAGTGACCGTGGCGAAACTAAAAATGTAGCAGCTCAAAATCCACAAATAGTAAATGAACTGTCTGCTGATTACGTTAAGTGGGCTGAAAAGACAGGTGTAGTAGACTATGATAAAATAAAACCTGCTCAACCAATGGTGATTCCTGGACAAAGTTCATCCTCTGCACAGGCACAGAGGACTGCTCAGTAA